In the genome of Desulfofarcimen acetoxidans DSM 771, one region contains:
- a CDS encoding glycosyltransferase family 39 protein, with the protein MKVRESQRFDLVLISTALLAAFLNIYKIWTDQYANSYYTAAVTSMLQNFHNFFYASFDPGGYVTVDKPPVVFWIQTLFAYIFGVHGWSVILPQALAGVGSVLLIYYIVKPTFGKAAARLASLVMACTPIAVAVSRTNNIDSMLVFTLLLAVWLLFRGIRYDKPVCILGAFAMIGVGFNMKMLQAYMVVPAFYLFYLLAFKSTWKKKLAVLSAATVILTGVSLSWALVVDNVAQDSRPYIGSSKTNSVLELAFGYNGMSRLTGMNRGGGPGGNGSSDQKQQNGFNVPNQLPAQNGDNASSQPMRQGAGRPDGSHPDSNRGPGPTPGGGGGPQGQRGGMFGTGSAGPLRLFQSELSAQISWLLPFVAFAAVGLLAGLRFRKQMEDKQKETLFWLAWLLPAMAFFSIAGFFHQYYLIMLAPPIAALAGAGWAELWQLYRDRAGWKMWLLPSGLLAATAFQLYILYPYQKQIGIYWSIGIGAAGAVLSLILLLAAGKEKLSGITAIAGLLVLLAAPLYWATTPLLYGVNDVMPQAGPSRQAGAGGPRQIGGAPGQMGGDFGSGVNEKLLEYVTKHNTGETYLFAVTDSHSAAPYIIETGKAVMAMGGFSGGDSILTVEKLKKMVADKKVKYFLISSGSGGRGGSSEVTEWIRANSVEVPKDAWQMNANSSQDQGGPMRNGSETLYQISLES; encoded by the coding sequence ATGAAAGTGAGAGAAAGTCAACGCTTTGATCTGGTATTGATAAGTACCGCGTTGCTGGCGGCTTTCTTAAATATTTATAAAATCTGGACGGATCAGTACGCAAACTCCTACTATACTGCAGCAGTAACCAGTATGCTGCAAAATTTTCATAATTTTTTCTACGCTTCTTTTGATCCGGGCGGTTATGTAACTGTAGATAAACCACCGGTAGTTTTCTGGATTCAGACATTGTTTGCTTATATCTTCGGAGTTCATGGCTGGAGCGTAATTCTTCCTCAGGCCCTGGCCGGTGTTGGTTCCGTTTTGTTGATCTATTATATAGTCAAGCCAACTTTTGGCAAAGCGGCGGCCCGCCTGGCCAGTTTGGTTATGGCCTGTACACCAATAGCTGTCGCGGTTAGCCGGACCAACAATATTGACAGCATGCTGGTGTTTACGCTTCTCCTGGCTGTCTGGCTGTTGTTCAGGGGGATTCGCTATGATAAGCCGGTTTGTATTCTGGGGGCCTTTGCCATGATTGGCGTTGGTTTTAATATGAAAATGCTTCAGGCTTATATGGTAGTGCCGGCATTTTACCTGTTTTATCTTTTGGCATTTAAAAGTACCTGGAAAAAAAAGCTGGCTGTTCTCTCGGCAGCAACAGTTATCTTGACGGGTGTATCTCTCTCCTGGGCACTGGTTGTTGATAATGTTGCACAGGATAGCAGACCTTATATAGGAAGCAGTAAAACCAACTCGGTATTGGAACTGGCTTTCGGTTATAACGGTATGTCTCGCCTTACGGGAATGAACAGGGGCGGGGGGCCCGGCGGGAATGGCAGCTCAGATCAAAAGCAGCAGAATGGTTTTAACGTACCCAATCAACTGCCAGCGCAAAACGGAGATAACGCCTCTTCACAGCCAATGCGGCAGGGCGCAGGCAGACCGGATGGTTCCCACCCGGACAGTAACAGAGGGCCCGGACCAACACCCGGCGGCGGGGGCGGCCCGCAGGGTCAGAGAGGCGGTATGTTTGGTACCGGTTCAGCCGGGCCGCTTCGTCTCTTTCAGTCGGAACTTTCCGCTCAAATCAGCTGGCTGCTGCCTTTTGTAGCTTTTGCCGCTGTTGGTTTGCTGGCAGGCCTGCGCTTTAGAAAGCAGATGGAAGATAAGCAAAAAGAGACTTTGTTCTGGCTGGCCTGGCTGCTTCCGGCCATGGCGTTTTTCAGTATAGCAGGTTTCTTTCATCAATATTATTTGATTATGTTGGCCCCGCCTATCGCGGCTCTGGCAGGAGCGGGTTGGGCAGAACTCTGGCAGTTGTATCGTGACAGGGCAGGTTGGAAAATGTGGCTGCTGCCTTCCGGCTTGCTGGCTGCCACAGCTTTTCAATTGTATATATTGTATCCCTATCAAAAACAGATTGGCATTTACTGGTCTATCGGCATTGGAGCGGCAGGAGCAGTTCTATCACTGATATTGTTGCTGGCTGCCGGTAAAGAAAAATTATCCGGGATAACAGCCATAGCCGGTTTGCTGGTATTGCTGGCGGCTCCTTTATACTGGGCAACCACTCCTCTTCTCTATGGTGTAAACGATGTCATGCCGCAGGCCGGACCCAGTCGACAAGCGGGTGCCGGTGGGCCAAGACAAATAGGTGGTGCCCCGGGACAAATGGGAGGCGATTTTGGTTCCGGTGTTAATGAGAAATTGCTTGAATACGTGACCAAGCATAATACAGGTGAAACATATCTTTTTGCTGTCACCGATTCTCATTCGGCTGCGCCTTATATAATTGAAACCGGTAAGGCGGTAATGGCCATGGGGGGTTTTTCAGGCGGTGATTCCATTCTCACGGTGGAGAAGTTAAAGAAGATGGTGGCAGACAAAAAAGTTAAATACTTCTTGATTTCTTCCGGTTCGGGAGGCAGAGGGGGAAGCAGTGAAGTGACGGAATGGATACGTGCCAACAGTGTGGAGGTTCCCAAAGATGCATGGCAGATGAACGCAAATTCTTCTCAAGACCAGGGCGGCCCTATGAGAAACGGCAGCGAGACCTTATATCAAATCAGCCTGGAAAGTTAG